AAGCATCCATTTCTTGTGCACGACGCGCCCCAAACTCCATCAACGTATCTCCCTCAGAAACATAGCTAATACGTGCTGCTTTAGTCGCAATCAATGTTTGAAAGTTAATAATATTTAGAATAGCCGTTTCAATTAGCTGACATTGTGCGAGTGGTCCTTCTACTTGAATAATCGGCTCATTTGCAAATACCAATTCACCTTCTACAGCGGATCGTAGTGTTGCTTTAAATTCGAAGTTTTCTAAATACTCTAAAAACGCCTCTGGGTAGTCTAATACTTCACGTAAATAATCGATATCTGTCTTCGTGAAGCGTAGATTTTTCAAGTAATCGACAATACGCTCCAAGCCTGCGTAAACCGCATAGCCATTCTTAAAGGGGTACTTACGGAAATAACCTTCAAAAACAGCATGTTTATCCGCAATTCCTTGATCCCAATACGTTTTCATCATATTAATTTGATACAAATCCGTATGTAAAACTAAACTATCATCTTTATATTGTTCTTCCAACCAAACCACTCCTCCAAAACAAGGTCTCATTTTTCATTATTATAGCGTAAATGTAGCGGTTTTTCCCTCATTTACATTTATCTTATAAAAAAGAAGCTGTAATAACCTCACAGCTTCTTCGCCTATCATTTTTATTTCATAACAACAGAAAAAATTTTATGTAGTAATAAGTATAGTGACTTTACAAGAGAAAGCTTTTCAATTTCTCTGTATACGCGCCACTGGTACTTAATCAACGTCTTCTTATTACTTGATAAAGAGCCTTCTCTGACTTGGTAATAAGTTAAAGGCTCCAAGAGTCCATAATTATATTTTGCTTTCTTGATAACTTGTAACCACATCACAAAATCGTTTCTTCTTTTAATATCAGGAATAAAGAATACACCTAAGTTTTTAGCGTTATAAATGACTGTAGAATTTCCCGGACAGTATTTTAACAAACCGTTATAGTCTAGACGCTCTCTTGCTTTGGTAATCGTGCCCGTTGAGATTCCTTCTTCGTTCACATGTTCGTAATGTGTACTGGTAAAATCATAGTTATTTTCCCTCATAAAATGAATCTGCTTTTCCAATTTATCGATTCTCCAGCTGTCATCACTGTCTAAAAAAGCAAAAAATTCGCCATCTGCTTCCTCAATTGCCCGATTCCGTGCCATAGCCGCACCGCAATTATTCTCTTGCAAGATTAACTTGATACGCGGCTCATTAAGCCCGTTTACAAGCTCTACTGTTCTGTCGGTAGAGCAATCATCAACAATTAGCATTTCCCAATTCGTATACGTTTGATTCAAAACAGAATGAATAGTGTTTAGAACAAATTTTTCTGAATTATAAGTGGGGGTGATAATGGATACTTTGCCATCAATTTTTACTTTGTTATTTTGCACTTTATTTCTCCTTATCGCATTAACTAATCTTTTTTATTGATTTTATTTGCGATTTGTCTTAATTTCTTTAGAAGTGGTCGTCTATCTTCTCCCACTAACCCTATTAGTTC
This genomic interval from Jeotgalibaca porci contains the following:
- a CDS encoding glycosyltransferase family 2 protein — protein: MQNNKVKIDGKVSIITPTYNSEKFVLNTIHSVLNQTYTNWEMLIVDDCSTDRTVELVNGLNEPRIKLILQENNCGAAMARNRAIEEADGEFFAFLDSDDSWRIDKLEKQIHFMRENNYDFTSTHYEHVNEEGISTGTITKARERLDYNGLLKYCPGNSTVIYNAKNLGVFFIPDIKRRNDFVMWLQVIKKAKYNYGLLEPLTYYQVREGSLSSNKKTLIKYQWRVYREIEKLSLVKSLYLLLHKIFSVVMK